One window of the Anaerolineae bacterium genome contains the following:
- a CDS encoding cold-shock protein has translation MSERIIGTVKWFNSTKGYGFIERPNGPDVFVHYSAIQSEGFRDLAAGEKVEFSIEDSPKGPHAVNVVRLS, from the coding sequence ATGAGCGAGCGCATTATCGGAACCGTCAAATGGTTCAATTCCACGAAGGGATACGGCTTCATCGAGCGACCGAATGGCCCGGACGTGTTCGTCCACTACTCCGCCATTCAGAGCGAGGGATTTCGCGATCTCGCCGCCGGCGAGAAGGTGGAGTTCTCCATCGAAGACAGCCCCAAGGGACCGCATGCGGTTAACGTCGTCAGGCTCTCATAA